TCAAACAGAAGCTTGAAGCATCGGAAAAGGCTGAAAAAGTGCTTCCGTTCGTTAAACAGTTTGAGGATATCAAAAGTGAACAACAGCATTTAGAAAAAGAACGATCCGGTTTAGAAATCCTTGCATCCAACTTGAGTCTGCTCTTGTGTTGGAACAAGAGATGGAAGAACTGAATGAAAAAATCGGCCAATTGCAGTTGCGAAACAATCAGAAACAGACAGAACACACGGAAATTATGGCGGCTATTAACCAGTTAGTTGAACAGCAAGCCACAATCGATGACAAACTGCTGAAGCAAAAAGAGATTATCGAACAAAACTCCTTACCACCTGAGCATCGGGAGGCAGTTCAAGCCGCAGTAAGCAAATATGACGCTTATCAGAATGCCGTCAAAGAAATGCAGGAGAAACAGTCGGAAGTGGATCGGCGGACGAAAGATCTAACGGATGCTGAAAAGCAGTTAAACACACAACGTTTACAGGACCACACCCTCACGGAGCAAATGCCGATTTACGAGAATCAGCGTCTGGAACTCCAGGGCAAGCCGCCAGCTGATCCGGATCAACTCTCAAAGGATGAAAACCGGTTATTGGAAGGAAAGGTGAAAGCAGACTATTTAGTACGGTTGGAAGAAGCAAATTCCATCGAAGTCGACCAACTTGCTCAATTGGAAAAGAATCTGCAAAAGGAGTCGGATTCACTACAAAATACAACCCAACAGTTGGGGAATGCCCAGGAACAACTGGCTATACTGCGCCAACAGCACAAAGAAGTCGTGATGCAGGACAAACGGGCAATGGCAGCCAAGCTGGCGGCAGATCTCTGTGCTGGCGTGGCCTGTCTGCTTCAGGTCAACAACTCTTGAAATTGATTGAAGAGCAGCGAAGTAACATTGAGCAGAAACGGGCTCAATTGGCTGAGTGGAAACAGGCAATTGAGGAATTAGAGAGACAAATCGGGAGACTGAAGGAAGAGATCGGCGTTTCTTCGTCCAAAATGGCCGGGTATCAACAAAAAACTGAGTTGGCACAAGCAGAACATACTACGGTAATACAGTCCTTACTTGAAAAAGAGGAATCGGTGAAAAAGGCGGAACTCGCGCTTAAGGAATCTCTTGCCTCCATCGGAGCCGACACAGTTGATCAAGCCGTACAAGATATACAAACCAAAGACAAACGTGTTGCTAAGGCATTGTAAAGAGGAAAAAGAACTGCAGGGCCAGTTGTCCCAACTGAGACTCGAGATACAAGAAAGACAAAAACAGGCTAGTGATCTGTTGGTGGAACTTACAAGGCTGACAAGAAAGCTAGAGGAATCCCGCGAAAGTTTTACTATGAAACAAACAAAATGGCATCAGATCACTGATGGAACACCGGCTTCCGAATTGCAGCAACAAGTTGCCAAAGAATTGGAGAGCATTGCGGAAGCGGTAATAACCTGTTGATCACTTTGGATGGAAGGGACTTCGCCTTCTCGGTTGTCTCCTGCAAAAGCGTCCAACCCGAGCGCACCACATCCTGAGTTACGTCCAGAATTTCGCCTGTAATCTGGCGGACTTCCGAAATAGCTTCTTGTGTGAGGCGCTTAAGAACCTTGCTAATGGAAAATACCTTGTTACGAATCGTCCGACTGCGGTCCTTGATTTGAGAGGTCAGTTCAGTGCTGCTTTCCTTCATAGCTTTTGCAATACGGGTGATGACGCGTACACCATCCTGCAGCAAACTTGCATCGGTAGGATAGTGAATGTCGGTTTCCACCACAGTGGTATCAACCCGAAGTTTTCGGGCGCGAATCAGCTTCTCTTCATTCGCTTTCTGCACCAGAAGGTGATTCAGTTCCCGAATGAGTTCATCACCAAATACCTGGGCGTGTTTACTAAGGGTGGTGGGGTGCGGAACAGCGCCTTTCTTGGTAAGCGGAATTTGGCAGAAACGACGCCACATCAGGCTATCCCCCACTTCTTTTACCAAGGATTCAAAGCCGAGTTGATAACGAAATTTAAGGTACATCATGCGCAGAAACGTCTGCATGGGGATGGTGGGTCTGCCCATCTTACTGCGAAAGCGTTTCATGAACGGCTCCATGAACCTGTCGTCTTGCAGTAACTTGACAATGTGGGTGAGTTCTTCGTTGAGAGTCAATAATTCAGGCGGAAGAAGAGCTTCAAATAAATCTAACTGAGCGTGTTGTGTACGTATCATAAAAATGGCCTCCTTAAGAAGGAAGGCACGGGTTTAGGTCGAATCTTAAGAAGCAGGAATTCCGTTGCCTTTCGATTGGTTTGTTCGTCTCTTACCAATTCTCGACTGGAAAACGGAATTCCGTTTTTTAGTAGAAACCATTTTAAGTAGGACTTTTTCATGGGGAACTAACTAGTTAACCCGGCTAAATTTTCAATCTAAGGCCTGGTTAATTCCTAGTCCATAACTAAACCACCGTCAACAACAAGATTTTGACCAGTTACAGCCCTACCCCATTTGGAAGCAAAAAATAATACAACATCCGCCACTTCCTCCGGTGAAGTTACATTGCGTAGAGGCGTAATCGATTGGATTAGCTCAAACACCTCTTTTGTAGTAGCTGAACTGGCATCTGTGGTTTTCAATAGTCCTCCGGAGACCATATTAACCGTAATGCCATATTGTCCAAGTTCATTGGCCATATTTCGTGTAAAACCTAGTAAAGCAGCCTTCCCTGTGGTGTAATCATGATAAGGCACAACAGGATTTTGGAAGAGGTTTGTTCCGATATTAATAATTCGCCCAAACCTGTTTTCCTTCATATCGGCTAGCACAGCCTGAGTTGTATTTAAAGCTGCTTGGACACTTCCTTCAAACTGTCTTTGATAATCATCCCAATCAATATGGAATGCATCTTTTCGGGTTACCGGATCAAACCGAAAATTCACCAATGCATTGTTAACAACAGTAGTAACAGGCTTTCCAAAATGAGATTTGGCTTGGGACACCATTTTTTCAACTTGTTGTTTGTCTCGTACATCAGCGCCAATGGGAAGCGCGTGATCGCCGATACTTTTTGCTACTTGAACTGCATTTTCGCGGTTTTGATAATAATTAACTACTACATTGGCCCCAATAGATCCAAATGCCTTTGCAATGGCAGTTCCGAGTCCGCGACTTGCCCCTGTAACAATAACGACTTGATCTTTAATTTCCAATGTAAAAATCCTCCGTTCTAAATTAGAATTAAAAAAAACGGGTCCGTAGTAGGGACCCGTTCCTTATGAAAATAGAATCACATTCAAGTTGCGGCATCACTACTTTCCTACGCTGGTATCAGCCAGTTCAGGTTCGAGGGGTTTAGGAACCTAACGTTCCAATCTCAGTCTGAGTCAAAGACTCCCCCAGTAGTACAAATATTGAATTATATTGTATAATAACCCTTATTTTACTTTAGGTCTACTTTTTTCACTTAGAATAAAACCCCGGTGAGTTGGAGCGGTCCTCATAATTGAATATAATCCTTGTCAAGCAGACCGCAACTTGTACGTTTTGGATCGCCGTAACGGCCTAATCATCTCCAGCGGTGAAAACCTCGGAACCCATCCTCTGTCTGGGTACAAACGGAGTTTGCATAGATTACCACTTGCAAAGCTTGATTCGAACGTGTTATTATATCGATTGTCGGTAATGTGCATACGTTTAAAATGCGGCTATAGCTCAGAGGGAGAGCACCACCTTGACACGGTGGGGGTCATAGGTTCGATTCCTATTAGCCGCACCACTGAAAACCTTGAGAAACCAAGGTTTTTTTCTTAGACGGAATAACTAACGCAATTAATCGTTGAGCGAACGACTTTCAAGGGTTACTTAAATATTTTTGCGGGTCTATTTTAAATCGCAAATATCTTGTATGCTCAGTTGTTCGATTCTTCCATTTTGTTTTATACGTGATGTAGTGTTCATATCTGCCAAGCCCCAATTGAAGGCAAAGCGAGCCACACCACACGCTTTTGCGAAGTAGGTGGACTGCTTGTTATTCGGTTGAAGCGCAATCTTATGGCTTCTCAGCATCCTCAACCACCCGCTTCATCCCTTCTATGAGCTTCTGGTTCTTGCGTGAACGCGAACCGTAGAGCCGTGCAGAAAACACCGTGATAATCTCCAAAACATCCTTGGCGAGATCTTCTTCAAACGTAGTGTCTTCGCCCTGGTTGAGAATCACCACTTCCACCTCTTTCGCCTCACAAATGGCGAAGACCAGCTCCGCACCAAAACGAAGGAGGCGATCTTTGTGTGTGATGACCAGTCTGCCTACTTCGTCCTGCAAGATGGCGTGTAAGAGGCGTTTCAAACCTTTTTTGTGGTAGTTCATTCCCGATCCAAGGTCAGAAACCACTTCAAACGTCCACCCTTGCGAAGCGCAGTACATTTCAAGGACTTGTTTCTGTCGCTCCAAATCCTCTTTCTGATCGTGGCTTGATACTCTGGCATAGGCCACGGTTGTTCTGTCGCTGCGCTGAAGCCGGAACAATTCAGGCCGCAGTTTCACAAGATCGTATCGCCGATGGCCGCCGGGGGTAATTTCATCCGGTTGCAAACGGCCTTCTTTTTCCCATCGCCGGAGTGTTGTAATCGATACTCCCAACACCTTTGAAGCTTCGCCTATCGTTACTAATCTGTCCATATTGATAGTATACAGTCAGTTTTAGGCAGAATCAATGTTTACAGTTCAAGCCCTCTACGTATTTTTGGTAAATGGGGGAAATCTTGAGCAGACAGCGAATGATCTTTCGTTATCGATGAGCGGGTTGCGATATCGGATTCAAAAGATTGAAACTTTGATCGGACAAGAGCTTCGCAACCCCATCGTTAATTATCAACTTTTTTGACTTTGCAGACGTTGATCTTGACAGGAGAGATCGTCATTTAGAACCATTCTCCGTCGGCGGGGATCACAACCCGATCCATCACTCCCTCTTTGGCCAGGTACTCCTGCAGCGATTGCCTGCTTAGCAAGCAGTGGTTCCACGCTTCCATATGAACGACCGCTACTTTGGAGGTCGGCACTTTCCGGCAGACGGTCGCGACATCTTCTTTGGTCATAGTAATTGCACCGCCTTCCAGGAATTGAGCGGCTCCCGCAAACAGAACGACAACATCCGGTTGCCGATCCAACGCCGACTCCACTTCCGGACACCATACGGTATCGCCCGCAAAATAAACAGCAGGCTCCTTCTCTGCGGAGAGAATATAGCCGGATACAGGGCCCATTTTTTGCCCGATTTCACCGAGTCCGTGGCGCCCGCCTGTGCGAATGATACGGATATTTTCCCGGATTGTCTCATGTTCAATAGGGACAACGTTTGAGAAACCGTATTTTTGGATGTACGAAACATCTTCCGGTTGACAGAAAAATGGGATTTCGCGCGGCAACAGATTGGCCGCCGCATCATCAAAATGGTCGCGGTGACTGTGCGTCAATAAAATGGCATCCGGTGAAGTCAGCTCCTCGACAGCACACGGCAAATCAATCAGCGGATTCGCTTTCTGGTTGGACGTGTTGGGTGTTGCCGACATAGCGCCTGCCGGGCTGAACATCGGGTCAATCAGTATCGTTTTGGAACCGAATTGCAGCAGTAAGGTCGCGTGACGAATCAATCGGATTTTCAATGGGATGCCCCCCTGTTTTATAGGGAATGCATTTTTGGTTTTCACAAATCGCCCCGTCTGCTACCATAAAGACAAGGGGGCATGCAACGTGAACGAAACGATCAAACAGGCGGCGACGATGATTCTTATCCGGAACGGCGAAAACGGCCAGGGTATCGAAGTATATATGACGCAGCGCCCGGATACGATGAAATTTTTGCCTGGTTTTTATGTATTTCCGGGCGGCGTCATGCAGCCGGAAGATCGGGATGATCAGATTCATCGACTCTGCGTCAAACAGCGGTTGGAAGTGGATTTGTCCTATGCGGTGACCGCCATCCGCGAATGTTTTGAAGAAGTCGGTTATTTACTGGCTGATTTTGTTCCTCATCAAGAGACGAGGCCTCTTTCTGAAATACGCACACGCTTGGAAGCAGGCCAACTCCAGTTTCGCGAGTGGGTGGTCGAAAAGCAGATTCATTTGCAGACCGATAAAATTCGTTATTACGGGCATCGTATCACCCCTCGCACCGTGTCGCCCCGGCGGTTTGATACCCGTTATTTTTTGACCGTTCTTCCCCGCAGCATCGAACTGATTCCCTCCGAAAAAGAAGTGGCGCGGGCCGCTTGGATGGATCCACTCTACGCCCTGCAACAGGCGGAAAAAGGTATCTTTAAAATGGTGTTTCCGACAAAAGACGCATTGACCGATCTGGCGCGTTTCGACAGCGCATACGATGCGTTCCAAAACGGTCAAGGTGTCGGCACTCCGCGCCCGCACGAACTGGCCTAAACGGGTTGTATTCTGCCGCTGACAGGTGTTTGAACATTGCTGTCGCATCAAATGGCTTCCAAGTGATAAAACGATTATGGACGCAGTTGACAGGCTGTTGCTTGGGTGTCTTTCAGACTGTCCGATACGAGCCGTCTTCCGTTTTGGCAATTTTATTTTCGCGCATGAGTTTTTCCAGATGTCCCAGTACGGTTCGTTCTGCTACCCACAGCACGCTTGGATGGACTTGCCCCGCATAAATGGCTTGCACCAGTTCGGCTGCGTTTCGCGGCTGTTCCGCCAATAAACGTAAAACCTGCTGTTCGCGCTCCAGGCGGCGTTGGATGAAAAATTCAATTTTGGCCATCGTGTCATGAACCCATTCACCGTGACCGGGAGCAATCAAGGCGGGTTTCAACTCCAAAAAGCGGTGCAGCGTTTGCAGGTAATCGGTCAAATCGCCGTCGGGCGGTCCAATCCAGGTGGTGCCTTCCGCTACAATGTTGTCGCCGGTGACCAACAGTTTTTCCGTTTCCAGCCAGAGGCTCAGATGACCGCGCGTGTGGCCGGGCGTATGCAAAACTTGCAGTTGTTTGCTGCCGACTGTGATCATGTCGCCTTCCTGATATGTAATCTGTACGGTGTAAGGCGAAATTTGTTTTTCGACCGCTTCTTTTTCAAGTGCATGACAGGCGATCGGACATTGGTAAAAATCGGCCAGCGCTTTCGCCCCCGGACTGTGGTCCTGGTGATAGTGGGTGAGCAGGATGCCGGTTACTTTGGGATTGCCAAGCTTTGTTACATAATCGATAATTTCCTTGGCGGCTGCTGGATTTTCGTATCCTCCGTCAATAATCAGCGCTTCGCCTTGATCCGCAATGATGTACACATTCGTCGTGGTAGCCGGATACAGTGTGGGGGTCGAGACAGGTAAACGGTGCATCAAACCGGTTTCACTCATGGCGGAATCCCCTTTTTACAGAATTTTAATTTGCCCGCTCAGAAACAATAAAAATGCAAATAGAGTGTAAGGCTTGCCTATGCAAGAGGCTTGGCGAAGCCAAGTTTACTTTATTATAAATCACAAAAAGGAGTCAGAAAATGACTGAATCAATACAATCCCTATTGGCTTGCGACGGTTTTCTGATCGACCTGGACGGAACGATATACCGAGGCAATGAACTGCTGCCTGGCGCCAAGGAGTTTATCGCGTGGTTGGAGCGGATCGGCAAGCCCTATCTGTTTGTGACAAATAACTCGTCTCGCACAAACGAACAGTTTGCGCAAAAACTGCAACAGATGGGTATTTCGGCGGGGCCGGAGCATCTGTTTACATCCAGCCAGGCAACCGCTATGTATATCCGTGAACAGGCGGCAGCCGATCAACCGTCTGTCTATATTATCGGTGAAGAAGGGTTGTACACCGCTCTGCGGGAAGTCGGCTGCCGAATCGTGAATCGCATGGATGATGCCGAGACGGTTGCCGATACAGGGCTTGCCGATCGCGAAGACGAGGCTCTTAGGCTGGCGCGACCCGATTTTGTCGTAGTCGGAATCGATCGGCAGTTTACCTATCAAAAATTAATGACCGCCAGCCTCGCTATCCAAAATGGGGCGATTTTTCTGGCGACCAATGCGGACAAACGGCTGCCGACGGAACGGGGTCTGCTGCCGGGAGCCGGTTCGCTTTGCCAAGCGCTGTCCGCCGCATCCGGTCAGGAACCGGTTTGGATCGGCAAACCGGAAGTCCGCATGATGCGGTACAGTCTGCAACGGATTGGCACACAACCGGAACGGACCGTGATGATTGGCGACAATCTGGAAACTGATATCCGGGCTGGCCGACAGGCCGGATTGAAAACATTGCTCGTTTTGAGTGGGTATTCCTCGCGAGAGGATGCGGAACAAGCAGAGTATCCACCTGACTTTGTGATGAATGACCTGACCGATTTTTTACGGATTATTGCTGAGGAATGAGTCGAAAGACCTGTTTTTGCCGATAGGAAAAGAGCCCCTTGACCCTCCTATATATGGTGTATATAATTTGTTTGAGACAGCGAAGCACACTAGATGTAGTGTAGGTTACATAAACCCACTTCGTCAAACGAGCGGTTTCGGCAACAATCGAGCCAAGGAGGACCGTGATGCGGTGTCCATATTGTTACCATAATGATTCGCGTGTGCTGGAATCGCGCGCCAGCGAAGATCATGCGTCAATCCGCAGGAGGCGTGAATGCCCGGCCTGTCTGAAACGTTTTACTACGTACGAAAAAGTCGAAATGGCTCCGCTGTTAATCATCAAAAAGGACAACCGACGGGAAGAATTCTCGCGGGAAAAGCTGCTTCGCGGCATTCTCAAGGCGTGCGAAAAAAGGCCTATCGCGATGGAATCGATTGAGCAGGCGGTCGATGCGATCGAGCGGGAAATCCGCTCCGAATACGACAAGGAAGTGCCGGCTGAACGAATCGGGGAAAAAGTGATGGAAAAACTACGCGCCATAGATGCGGTGGCCTATGTCCGTTT
The sequence above is a segment of the Effusibacillus dendaii genome. Coding sequences within it:
- a CDS encoding 3-oxoacyl-ACP reductase, producing MEIKDQVVIVTGASRGLGTAIAKAFGSIGANVVVNYYQNRENAVQVAKSIGDHALPIGADVRDKQQVEKMVSQAKSHFGKPVTTVVNNALVNFRFDPVTRKDAFHIDWDDYQRQFEGSVQAALNTTQAVLADMKENRFGRIINIGTNLFQNPVVPYHDYTTGKAALLGFTRNMANELGQYGITVNMVSGGLLKTTDASSATTKEVFELIQSITPLRNVTSPEEVADVVLFFASKWGRAVTGQNLVVDGGLVMD
- a CDS encoding MBL fold metallo-hydrolase translates to MKIRLIRHATLLLQFGSKTILIDPMFSPAGAMSATPNTSNQKANPLIDLPCAVEELTSPDAILLTHSHRDHFDDAAANLLPREIPFFCQPEDVSYIQKYGFSNVVPIEHETIRENIRIIRTGGRHGLGEIGQKMGPVSGYILSAEKEPAVYFAGDTVWCPEVESALDRQPDVVVLFAGAAQFLEGGAITMTKEDVATVCRKVPTSKVAVVHMEAWNHCLLSRQSLQEYLAKEGVMDRVVIPADGEWF
- a CDS encoding transposase encodes the protein MIRTQHAQLDLFEALLPPELLTLNEELTHIVKLLQDDRFMEPFMKRFRSKMGRPTIPMQTFLRMMYLKFRYQLGFESLVKEVGDSLMWRRFCQIPLTKKGAVPHPTTLSKHAQVFGDELIRELNHLLVQKANEEKLIRARKLRVDTTVVETDIHYPTDASLLQDGVRVITRIAKAMKESSTELTSQIKDRSRTIRNKVFSISKVLKRLTQEAISEVRQITGEILDVTQDVVRSGWTLLQETTEKAKSLPSKVINRLLPLPQCSPILWQLVAAIRKPVFHQ
- a CDS encoding MBL fold metallo-hydrolase, with translation MSETGLMHRLPVSTPTLYPATTTNVYIIADQGEALIIDGGYENPAAAKEIIDYVTKLGNPKVTGILLTHYHQDHSPGAKALADFYQCPIACHALEKEAVEKQISPYTVQITYQEGDMITVGSKQLQVLHTPGHTRGHLSLWLETEKLLVTGDNIVAEGTTWIGPPDGDLTDYLQTLHRFLELKPALIAPGHGEWVHDTMAKIEFFIQRRLEREQQVLRLLAEQPRNAAELVQAIYAGQVHPSVLWVAERTVLGHLEKLMRENKIAKTEDGSYRTV
- the nrdR gene encoding transcriptional regulator NrdR — protein: MRCPYCYHNDSRVLESRASEDHASIRRRRECPACLKRFTTYEKVEMAPLLIIKKDNRREEFSREKLLRGILKACEKRPIAMESIEQAVDAIEREIRSEYDKEVPAERIGEKVMEKLRAIDAVAYVRFASVYRQFRDVETFAQEILHLLDSEKIGGKKHEN
- a CDS encoding helix-turn-helix domain-containing protein; this translates as MFTVQALYVFLVNGGNLEQTANDLSLSMSGLRYRIQKIETLIGQELRNPIVNYQLF
- a CDS encoding IS607 family transposase codes for the protein MDRLVTIGEASKVLGVSITTLRRWEKEGRLQPDEITPGGHRRYDLVKLRPELFRLQRSDRTTVAYARVSSHDQKEDLERQKQVLEMYCASQGWTFEVVSDLGSGMNYHKKGLKRLLHAILQDEVGRLVITHKDRLLRFGAELVFAICEAKEVEVVILNQGEDTTFEEDLAKDVLEIITVFSARLYGSRSRKNQKLIEGMKRVVEDAEKP
- a CDS encoding helix-turn-helix domain-containing protein, giving the protein MLRSHKIALQPNNKQSTYFAKACGVARFAFNWGLADMNTTSRIKQNGRIEQLSIQDICDLK
- a CDS encoding TIGR01457 family HAD-type hydrolase; translated protein: MTESIQSLLACDGFLIDLDGTIYRGNELLPGAKEFIAWLERIGKPYLFVTNNSSRTNEQFAQKLQQMGISAGPEHLFTSSQATAMYIREQAAADQPSVYIIGEEGLYTALREVGCRIVNRMDDAETVADTGLADREDEALRLARPDFVVVGIDRQFTYQKLMTASLAIQNGAIFLATNADKRLPTERGLLPGAGSLCQALSAASGQEPVWIGKPEVRMMRYSLQRIGTQPERTVMIGDNLETDIRAGRQAGLKTLLVLSGYSSREDAEQAEYPPDFVMNDLTDFLRIIAEE
- a CDS encoding NUDIX hydrolase, with the translated sequence MNETIKQAATMILIRNGENGQGIEVYMTQRPDTMKFLPGFYVFPGGVMQPEDRDDQIHRLCVKQRLEVDLSYAVTAIRECFEEVGYLLADFVPHQETRPLSEIRTRLEAGQLQFREWVVEKQIHLQTDKIRYYGHRITPRTVSPRRFDTRYFLTVLPRSIELIPSEKEVARAAWMDPLYALQQAEKGIFKMVFPTKDALTDLARFDSAYDAFQNGQGVGTPRPHELA